Proteins from one Leptonema illini DSM 21528 genomic window:
- the bioA gene encoding adenosylmethionine--8-amino-7-oxononanoate transaminase, with product MSLPFDDSRIKELRTIHSRHSWLPFTQMKLAPEPLLVEEASGIWLTLSGGRRVIDGVGSWWVNTYGHCNATINRALADQASTLEHVIYANFVHEPGLRLAQALSERTSHHLPRVYYSDNGSTAMEIALKMAYQFFRNRGEVRDRIVCLANGYHGDTFGAMAAGARSIFHTVFEPLLFSVDHLAAPSCSQQGLDDEGVGLAEMQQALLSLENHFEQFGDRICCLVLEPLIQGAGGMNFYSPAYLKKARELCDRYGAILIADEVFTGAGRTGPYFAFERAGVWPDIAALSKGLSGGYLPFAATLASERIYEGFLSDDRMHTLYHGHSMTGSPLGCVAALASLSLYDNLQIGDRLQKTEALHRRGLASLMQSAGELLGRPRCMGSVAAFDITADLPYGVPVSMKISEAALDEGLFIRPLGGTVYLCPAFIATDAEIAEMYDALGRLVKRLPQILRMST from the coding sequence ATGTCATTGCCGTTTGATGATTCTCGAATAAAAGAACTGAGAACCATTCACAGCCGTCATTCCTGGCTTCCCTTCACACAGATGAAGCTGGCTCCGGAGCCGCTGCTTGTAGAAGAGGCCAGCGGAATCTGGCTCACTCTTTCAGGGGGGAGGCGGGTCATTGATGGAGTCGGCTCCTGGTGGGTGAATACCTACGGGCATTGCAACGCCACCATAAACAGGGCGCTTGCCGACCAGGCGTCCACGCTCGAACACGTCATCTACGCAAACTTCGTTCATGAGCCCGGTCTGCGACTCGCACAGGCATTGAGTGAGCGCACATCACATCATCTGCCGCGCGTGTATTATTCGGATAACGGTTCGACGGCGATGGAAATCGCTCTGAAGATGGCCTATCAGTTTTTCAGAAACAGGGGAGAGGTTCGCGATCGTATCGTCTGCCTTGCAAACGGCTATCATGGCGATACGTTCGGGGCGATGGCAGCGGGGGCGCGATCCATCTTTCATACCGTCTTTGAACCGCTTCTCTTTTCGGTGGATCATCTTGCAGCGCCCTCCTGCTCGCAACAGGGGCTTGACGACGAGGGCGTTGGCCTTGCCGAGATGCAGCAGGCCTTACTGTCGCTGGAAAATCATTTCGAGCAATTCGGCGATCGCATCTGCTGTCTTGTGCTCGAGCCGCTGATCCAGGGAGCGGGCGGGATGAATTTCTACTCGCCGGCATATCTGAAAAAGGCAAGAGAGCTCTGTGATCGATACGGAGCTATTCTAATAGCTGACGAGGTCTTCACGGGAGCAGGGCGCACGGGGCCTTATTTTGCCTTTGAACGGGCCGGTGTCTGGCCCGACATCGCAGCGCTCTCCAAAGGCCTCTCGGGCGGCTATCTGCCCTTCGCGGCCACACTTGCATCAGAGCGTATTTACGAAGGCTTCTTGAGCGATGATCGCATGCATACGCTCTATCATGGACATTCGATGACGGGAAGCCCTCTCGGATGTGTGGCTGCCCTTGCCTCACTCTCGCTTTACGATAATCTGCAAATCGGCGATCGATTGCAAAAGACCGAGGCCTTGCATCGGCGCGGGCTGGCCTCATTGATGCAATCGGCCGGTGAGCTTCTGGGTCGTCCGCGATGCATGGGATCGGTGGCCGCCTTTGATATTACGGCCGATCTGCCGTACGGCGTGCCTGTTTCTATGAAGATCAGCGAGGCCGCCCTTGACGAAGGCCTCTTTATTCGTCCGCTGGGTGGAACCGTTTATCTCTGCCCGGCCTTTATCGCAACGGATGCAGAGATCGCAGAGATGTATGATGCACTTGGCCGACTCGTAAAGCGTCTGCCTCAGATCTTGCGGATGTCGACGTAA
- a CDS encoding LA_2478/LA_2722/LA_4182 family protein, which produces MKKIWMLALIPAIALGSCGKSNEPTAAQAEKMAETGKKICEKMFECIDEQLQTMPAEQREMARSMMGGKEACYKEYGVNETGDAAKPEKIEVQYTKEELDLAIQCMEEITKTSCQQLMSEEGQPASCKKFAEIAEKREKK; this is translated from the coding sequence ATGAAGAAGATCTGGATGCTTGCCCTTATTCCCGCAATAGCGCTTGGCTCATGCGGCAAGAGCAACGAACCGACGGCCGCTCAGGCCGAGAAGATGGCAGAAACAGGTAAGAAGATCTGTGAGAAGATGTTTGAGTGCATCGATGAGCAGCTTCAGACTATGCCGGCCGAACAGCGCGAGATGGCCCGTTCGATGATGGGCGGAAAAGAGGCCTGCTATAAAGAGTATGGCGTAAATGAAACCGGTGACGCGGCAAAACCCGAGAAGATCGAGGTTCAATACACGAAAGAAGAGCTTGATCTCGCCATTCAGTGCATGGAAGAGATCACAAAGACATCCTGCCAGCAGCTGATGTCTGAAGAAGGCCAGCCCGCATCTTGTAAGAAGTTTGCAGAGATCGCCGAGAAGCGCGAAAAGAAGTGA
- a CDS encoding UDP-N-acetylglucosamine 4,6-dehydratase family protein encodes MYANKKILVTGAGGSIGSGLVQALSEAGCNLVLIDHSEYLLFQTLQRFPAKSYLADLRDRERVASIFVAEKPDIVFHAAALKHVPLMEENPTEAIKTNVLGTKNLIELSVEAGVERFVFISSDKAVKPASVMGASKRIGEMLCYHYREHGKTVFTAVRFGNVLGSSGSVIPLFKEQIDRGGPVTVTDKDMERYFMSIRQACRLVMKTGEMGRSGEIYLLDMGEPVRIYDLARAMILAEGKMPDVDIELRVTGLRPGEKLREEIYRDSEATGPTDVPGIRQVKMIGNPEGFEADLARLLEAKSGESIRALFAAMIDDYRKSDG; translated from the coding sequence TTGTACGCGAATAAAAAGATTCTTGTGACCGGCGCCGGCGGCTCGATCGGCTCGGGCCTTGTGCAGGCTCTATCTGAGGCCGGCTGCAATCTCGTTCTCATAGATCATTCTGAATATCTGCTCTTTCAGACGTTGCAGCGTTTCCCTGCGAAGTCGTATCTGGCCGATCTGCGCGACAGAGAACGCGTGGCCTCCATTTTTGTAGCGGAGAAACCCGACATCGTCTTCCATGCCGCCGCTCTCAAACATGTACCGCTCATGGAAGAGAATCCGACCGAGGCGATCAAGACGAACGTGCTCGGCACGAAAAACCTGATCGAGCTCAGCGTCGAGGCCGGCGTCGAGCGCTTCGTCTTTATATCGTCTGATAAGGCGGTGAAGCCTGCTTCGGTGATGGGAGCAAGCAAGCGTATCGGCGAGATGCTCTGCTATCATTACAGGGAGCATGGAAAGACCGTCTTTACGGCCGTGCGCTTCGGCAACGTGCTTGGCAGCTCGGGAAGCGTTATCCCCCTCTTTAAAGAGCAGATCGATCGCGGCGGTCCCGTCACCGTAACCGATAAAGACATGGAGCGCTACTTCATGAGCATCAGGCAGGCCTGTCGGCTTGTGATGAAGACGGGCGAGATGGGGCGCAGCGGCGAGATCTATCTGCTTGATATGGGAGAGCCCGTACGTATCTACGATCTTGCGCGGGCGATGATCCTCGCCGAAGGGAAGATGCCCGACGTCGACATCGAGCTCAGAGTAACAGGACTGCGGCCGGGCGAGAAGCTGCGTGAAGAGATCTACCGCGATAGCGAGGCGACCGGTCCGACCGACGTGCCGGGCATCCGCCAGGTAAAGATGATCGGCAACCCCGAAGGCTTTGAGGCCGATCTGGCGAGACTGCTTGAAGCAAAAAGCGGCGAAAGCATTCGAGCGCTGTTCGCCGCCATGATCGACGATTATCGCAAGAGCGACGGTTAG
- a CDS encoding SDR family NAD(P)-dependent oxidoreductase: MSIAWITGTSSGLGEGFVKSLLSTHQITGFSRRPGSIVDDRYRHITLDLADVASIPRIIEQAVSSEPQPVELDLLILNAGILGPIRDLYGTPLEEIEQTMMVNVWANKVMIDTLLSLEEQGKLRGPSRILAISSGASQNGARGWNAYSISKAALNMMIQLYAAERPNKKWISLAPGLVHTAMQDTLAKEDPQRFPALNRLLAARGTADMPDGATAARRIIDALDRIFASPNGSYVDIRKI; the protein is encoded by the coding sequence ATGAGCATAGCGTGGATCACTGGAACAAGCTCAGGCCTCGGTGAAGGCTTCGTGAAGTCACTTCTGAGCACTCATCAGATCACAGGATTCAGTCGGCGTCCGGGCAGCATCGTCGATGACCGTTACAGGCACATCACTCTTGACCTTGCCGATGTAGCGAGCATCCCCCGAATCATCGAACAGGCCGTCTCATCAGAGCCACAGCCCGTCGAGCTCGATCTGCTGATCCTGAATGCCGGTATACTCGGCCCGATTCGCGATCTGTACGGAACGCCGCTTGAAGAGATCGAACAAACGATGATGGTGAACGTCTGGGCCAATAAAGTAATGATCGATACGCTTCTATCGCTTGAAGAACAGGGTAAGCTTCGCGGACCTTCGCGCATCCTGGCCATCAGCTCCGGAGCGTCGCAGAACGGCGCAAGAGGATGGAATGCCTATTCTATCTCAAAGGCAGCTCTTAACATGATGATTCAGCTCTATGCCGCCGAACGTCCGAATAAGAAATGGATATCGCTCGCGCCGGGCCTTGTTCACACGGCGATGCAGGATACGCTTGCAAAAGAAGATCCGCAGCGCTTCCCCGCTCTGAATCGGTTGCTTGCCGCTCGCGGCACGGCCGATATGCCCGACGGCGCAACGGCGGCACGACGTATCATCGACGCCCTTGATCGCATCTTCGCGTCACCGAACGGCTCTTACGTCGACATCCGCAAGATCTGA
- a CDS encoding 2-oxoacid:acceptor oxidoreductase subunit alpha: protein MQDSQTTRKTEKLLSATIRFSGDSGDGMQLVGSQFTQVTGMAGNDMMTFPDFPAEIRAPQGTTAGVSGFQIHFGSTHIYTPGEKVDVLVAMNPAALKANIKDLKTGGILIVNTDEFDDRNLKKVDYATSPLEDPELQQKYRVIPVPITESTRRTLANSGLSARDMDRCRNMFALGIAYWLFQRDPEPTVRWIESKFAKKPEVSQANVSVLMSGHSYAETIELFETRYEVHRAQFAPGTYRNITGNTAVALGLITGAHQAGLPALYAGYPITPASDILHELSRYKNFGVRTFQAEDEIAAMCAAIGASYGGTIGMTGSSGPGIALKSEAMNLAIMTELPVVIVDVQRAGPSTGLPTKTEQADLLQVMYGRNGESPMPVLAAATPSDGFTMAVEAVRIALEFMTPVVLLTDGYIANGSEPWKLPDIEALPKIKNHLVSESTDRSTFKAYSREEGTLARPWAPPGLAGFEHRIGGLEKNEAGNISYDGENHERMVKQRAEKVARIADAIPEQDVFPSAEGDVLVVGWGSTYGAIREAVERLRGEGHAISHAHIRYINPFPKNLESILKGFKKILVPEINTGQLAFILRGQFLVDARPCGRVTGRPLSVDELENTFREALKG from the coding sequence ATGCAGGATTCCCAGACAACACGTAAGACAGAGAAGCTTCTCTCTGCCACCATTCGATTCTCGGGCGACTCCGGCGACGGAATGCAGCTCGTCGGCTCGCAGTTCACACAGGTTACCGGCATGGCCGGCAACGATATGATGACATTTCCCGATTTTCCGGCTGAGATCCGCGCGCCGCAGGGCACGACGGCCGGAGTATCGGGCTTTCAGATTCATTTTGGCAGCACGCATATCTACACGCCCGGCGAGAAGGTCGACGTGCTGGTGGCGATGAATCCGGCGGCGTTAAAGGCCAACATAAAGGATCTGAAGACAGGCGGCATCCTCATCGTTAACACAGACGAGTTCGACGATCGTAATCTCAAGAAGGTCGACTATGCGACGAGTCCGCTTGAAGATCCGGAGCTACAACAGAAATACCGGGTGATTCCCGTCCCGATCACCGAATCCACGCGACGTACTCTTGCGAATTCCGGCCTTTCTGCCCGCGACATGGACCGTTGCCGGAATATGTTTGCCCTCGGTATCGCTTACTGGCTCTTTCAGCGCGATCCGGAGCCTACGGTCCGCTGGATTGAATCGAAGTTCGCAAAGAAGCCCGAGGTATCGCAGGCGAACGTCAGCGTGTTGATGTCGGGTCATAGCTACGCCGAAACGATCGAGCTCTTTGAAACGCGCTACGAAGTGCACAGAGCACAATTCGCTCCTGGAACCTACCGTAATATCACCGGCAACACAGCCGTCGCTCTTGGCCTTATTACGGGCGCTCATCAGGCCGGCCTGCCCGCCCTGTATGCCGGGTACCCGATCACGCCGGCCTCTGACATCCTGCATGAGCTCTCTCGTTACAAGAACTTCGGCGTGCGTACCTTCCAGGCCGAAGACGAGATTGCAGCCATGTGCGCAGCGATCGGCGCCTCGTATGGCGGAACGATCGGCATGACGGGATCGTCCGGTCCGGGTATCGCACTTAAATCTGAGGCGATGAACCTTGCCATCATGACCGAGCTACCGGTCGTCATCGTCGACGTGCAGCGTGCCGGCCCGTCAACGGGTCTGCCGACAAAAACCGAGCAGGCCGATCTTTTACAGGTTATGTACGGTCGAAACGGAGAGTCACCGATGCCTGTGCTGGCGGCGGCAACACCGTCGGACGGCTTTACGATGGCCGTCGAAGCCGTTCGCATCGCCCTTGAATTCATGACACCCGTCGTGCTGCTGACCGACGGCTATATTGCAAACGGTTCCGAGCCCTGGAAGCTTCCCGACATCGAAGCGCTGCCGAAGATCAAGAATCATCTCGTGTCTGAGTCGACGGATCGCTCCACGTTCAAGGCCTACTCCCGCGAAGAAGGCACGCTTGCCCGTCCGTGGGCGCCTCCAGGTCTTGCCGGCTTCGAGCACCGTATCGGAGGCCTTGAGAAAAACGAGGCCGGAAACATCAGCTATGATGGTGAAAACCACGAGCGTATGGTGAAGCAACGAGCCGAAAAGGTCGCACGCATCGCCGACGCCATTCCCGAACAGGACGTCTTTCCGTCGGCCGAGGGCGATGTGCTTGTCGTCGGATGGGGATCGACATACGGAGCGATCCGCGAAGCTGTCGAAAGACTGCGTGGCGAAGGGCATGCGATCTCGCATGCTCACATCCGCTACATCAACCCCTTCCCGAAGAATCTTGAATCCATCCTGAAAGGATTCAAGAAGATCCTCGTTCCCGAAATCAACACCGGACAGCTCGCCTTCATCCTGCGAGGGCAGTTCCTCGTCGATGCACGTCCCTGCGGCCGCGTTACAGGTCGTCCGCTTTCCGTAGATGAGCTTGAAAATACCTTCCGCGAAGCGCTGAAAGGTTGA
- the hemW gene encoding radical SAM family heme chaperone HemW, with the protein MLLRRPDSLGIYIHFPYCLQKCHYCDFYSVPLDGEAPIRAFLTGIEQEWQARFPDFECFSAVDSVFFGGGTSSLLPAWALRQMLDLFQERFSFSPDCEITLEGNPENLTEQYLEELAQIGITRINAGIQTFSERHLRTMNRFFDAARYADMLDILCRSPFRSRGVDLIYGFPGQTFDEFMTDLHRVATVGLEHLSVYSLTEEAGTGYATRVRDGSMPSPDEALQERVFETLPSVMSDYGYTLYEISNYAKPGFECRHNLRYWLYEPYMGLGPGAHGFDGRFRYGNVRNIDRWSAQPAAATKNEHEVEIDLPLNLFRLTIPFRPSWMKRILKENGSRRADDVQAFFEEEASLGHGFFVDDDLFQWNEVGRLQLDGIIERWVLNQKAK; encoded by the coding sequence GTGCTGCTCAGAAGGCCCGACTCGCTCGGGATCTATATTCACTTTCCCTATTGTCTTCAAAAGTGTCATTACTGTGACTTTTACTCCGTTCCCCTCGACGGTGAAGCACCGATCCGCGCCTTCCTTACAGGTATCGAACAGGAATGGCAGGCGCGATTTCCAGATTTTGAGTGCTTTTCCGCAGTCGATTCCGTCTTTTTCGGAGGAGGAACGTCCTCCCTGCTTCCGGCCTGGGCGCTCAGGCAGATGCTCGATCTCTTTCAAGAACGGTTCTCATTCTCGCCCGATTGCGAGATCACACTCGAAGGAAACCCCGAAAACCTGACTGAACAGTATCTTGAAGAACTCGCGCAAATCGGCATCACGCGCATCAACGCCGGCATCCAGACCTTCTCAGAAAGGCATCTGCGGACGATGAACCGTTTTTTCGACGCCGCCCGCTATGCCGACATGCTCGACATTCTCTGCCGGTCGCCCTTTCGCTCCAGAGGCGTCGATCTGATCTACGGCTTTCCAGGCCAGACCTTCGACGAATTCATGACCGACCTTCATCGCGTCGCCACAGTCGGATTGGAGCATCTGTCGGTCTATTCTCTTACCGAAGAGGCAGGCACCGGTTATGCGACTCGCGTCCGTGACGGATCGATGCCATCGCCCGACGAGGCGCTTCAGGAGCGGGTTTTCGAGACGCTTCCCTCCGTCATGTCGGATTATGGTTATACACTCTATGAAATATCAAACTATGCGAAGCCGGGATTCGAGTGCAGGCACAATCTGCGTTACTGGCTTTATGAACCGTATATGGGTCTCGGCCCTGGAGCACACGGCTTCGACGGACGATTCCGCTACGGCAACGTGCGCAATATCGACCGATGGAGCGCCCAGCCTGCTGCCGCCACAAAGAACGAACACGAGGTCGAAATCGATCTACCGCTCAACCTCTTTCGCTTAACGATCCCCTTTCGCCCTTCCTGGATGAAGCGTATTTTGAAAGAGAACGGAAGCCGGCGAGCCGACGACGTGCAGGCCTTCTTCGAAGAAGAAGCGAGTCTCGGTCATGGCTTTTTCGTCGACGACGACCTTTTTCAGTGGAACGAGGTCGGCCGGCTTCAACTCGACGGTATTATCGAACGATGGGTTCTGAATCAGAAGGCGAAGTAA
- the apaG gene encoding Co2+/Mg2+ efflux protein ApaG yields the protein MNQVEQPAVESGVRIRTYPVYIPGHSRPEENRFFFSYTIEITNERSTPVQLLSRHWIIINGDGESEEVNGPGVVGKTPTIQPGESFVYTSFCPLNTSWGTMEGSYAMRDSEGNQFEAPIARFILAWDSEAQADPDMPLDLPPVD from the coding sequence ATGAATCAGGTAGAACAGCCGGCCGTCGAGAGCGGAGTTCGCATCAGAACCTACCCCGTCTATATTCCGGGGCATTCTCGTCCCGAAGAGAATCGCTTTTTTTTCTCATATACGATCGAGATTACGAACGAACGATCGACGCCCGTTCAGCTGCTTTCGCGTCACTGGATCATCATCAACGGCGATGGAGAAAGCGAAGAGGTAAACGGGCCGGGCGTCGTCGGCAAGACGCCGACTATTCAGCCGGGTGAAAGCTTCGTCTACACAAGCTTCTGTCCGCTCAATACCTCATGGGGCACCATGGAAGGCAGCTATGCCATGCGCGATAGCGAGGGCAATCAGTTCGAGGCGCCTATCGCACGATTTATCCTTGCCTGGGATTCCGAGGCCCAGGCCGATCCCGATATGCCGCTTGATCTTCCGCCCGTTGATTGA
- a CDS encoding MBOAT family O-acyltransferase — MVFNSTIFVLLFLFVFLLYWFLPIRGKHSLIIVASVLFYAWYSVPFFIMFITVLGVNYAVAMKLIEQRGQGRPSLALLWLAIGLDLSILAFFKYFYLFASSAGNLFGIPYLIDIRANLLEDYNLKIILPIGISFYIFQLIAFVVDCYRGTIADRIDFRRFAVFILFFPQFIAGPILRATDFLPQIDNPTLTVDRLRRGMLLLIFGAIKKILIADRIGAEIAGAWQNPAGYDATVYLLLPVAFLGQIFADFSGYTDMARGMGKLLGYELPENFKGPFFSKSMSELWTRWHITLSSWLRDYIYIPLGGSRRGEWQTSVNLFITMALGGFWHGATWNMLIWGAFIGTVLIIERTLRLKQVRLLPEGRFFNVLRICYTFGLFAFSGVFFAAPGLEQSMTLLRGVALWERGLPLPGFGAALSLTVLAFLANIPGYYDSVKQWIVDRPVLQNAAIVCGTFLTGILIFMYGDVAGAFLYFAF, encoded by the coding sequence ATGGTATTCAATTCTACCATATTCGTTCTGCTCTTCCTCTTCGTATTTCTTCTGTACTGGTTCCTGCCCATTCGCGGCAAGCACTCACTGATTATCGTCGCCAGCGTGCTTTTTTATGCCTGGTATTCCGTTCCCTTCTTTATCATGTTTATTACCGTGCTCGGCGTGAACTATGCTGTGGCTATGAAGTTGATCGAGCAGCGCGGACAGGGCAGACCTTCGCTGGCTCTGCTCTGGCTTGCCATCGGTCTCGACCTTTCGATCCTTGCGTTCTTCAAATACTTCTATCTCTTCGCCTCAAGTGCCGGCAACCTGTTCGGAATTCCGTATCTTATCGATATCAGGGCGAATCTGCTTGAAGACTACAATCTGAAGATCATCCTGCCGATCGGCATCAGCTTTTATATCTTTCAATTGATCGCCTTCGTCGTCGACTGCTATCGTGGAACGATTGCCGACCGCATCGACTTTCGACGTTTTGCCGTTTTTATCCTGTTTTTCCCGCAGTTTATTGCCGGTCCGATTCTTCGAGCGACGGACTTCCTGCCGCAGATCGATAATCCGACGTTGACCGTCGACCGCCTGCGTCGGGGAATGCTGCTTTTGATTTTTGGAGCGATCAAGAAGATCCTGATCGCCGACCGCATCGGTGCTGAGATCGCCGGAGCGTGGCAGAATCCGGCCGGCTACGACGCTACCGTGTATCTTCTTCTTCCCGTCGCCTTTCTCGGGCAGATCTTTGCCGACTTCTCGGGATATACTGATATGGCGCGGGGCATGGGCAAGCTGCTCGGTTATGAGCTGCCCGAAAACTTTAAAGGCCCGTTCTTCTCGAAATCCATGTCGGAGCTGTGGACGCGCTGGCACATCACGCTGTCTTCATGGCTTCGAGACTACATTTATATACCGCTTGGCGGCTCACGTCGCGGCGAATGGCAGACCTCTGTTAACCTTTTTATTACGATGGCGCTTGGCGGATTCTGGCACGGGGCTACCTGGAATATGCTCATCTGGGGCGCTTTTATAGGCACGGTTCTGATCATCGAAAGAACTCTGCGTTTAAAGCAGGTGCGACTTCTGCCTGAAGGCCGTTTCTTCAACGTTCTTCGAATCTGTTATACCTTCGGACTCTTCGCGTTCTCGGGCGTTTTTTTTGCTGCGCCGGGTCTGGAGCAGAGTATGACTCTGCTTCGAGGCGTAGCGCTCTGGGAACGAGGGCTTCCGCTTCCGGGATTCGGAGCGGCTCTTTCGTTGACGGTTCTTGCTTTCCTGGCCAATATTCCCGGTTATTATGATTCTGTGAAGCAGTGGATCGTCGATCGTCCTGTTTTACAGAATGCTGCGATCGTTTGCGGCACCTTTCTCACGGGCATACTGATTTTCATGTATGGAGACGTCGCCGGCGCCTTCCTTTACTTCGCCTTCTGA
- a CDS encoding radical SAM protein: MIQSRYTFTFETESGRSFIMNYLTGALDELEPLERPELESRMKEGNWNDYHLTPYMLERGYLFASAGDEESMIQEKFLEFQDEYDRTAVQLIFSTTYVCNFSCVYCFQESYKEESKILTPEIVDAFFSYVERRFGNEPVRPYITLFGGEPLLGAERYKKNLIYMLEKAKEHDIAICIVTNGYELSNYVPEFQRIGVKIREIQVSMDGSPEMQNHRRPTAGGKPTFDRVSDGIDTALRAGYRINLRMIVDRDNLESLVELANHAQQSGWMDYPQSLFETTIGRNYELHTCQPKANLYDRTTLWQDFVRVAKKHPILAKFHRPQFHGMRYLKENGSLPMPIFDGCPAGKKEWAFDLNGDIFGCTASVGVEKYRLGNIFDEDAVAQPVAAAQFACTDTLETPYSSHFRDDLMQPIANPDSLPGPAEQAIQWARRDVLAIDQCRQCPVSLSCGGGCGVLAANRTGKILSTDCRPVKDLVALGADFYGIG; encoded by the coding sequence ATGATACAATCACGTTATACATTCACCTTTGAAACGGAATCCGGCCGCTCGTTCATCATGAACTACCTGACCGGAGCGCTCGACGAGCTCGAACCGCTCGAAAGACCCGAGCTCGAATCTCGTATGAAAGAAGGGAACTGGAACGACTACCATCTGACGCCGTATATGCTTGAGCGCGGGTATCTCTTTGCCTCAGCCGGCGACGAAGAGTCGATGATCCAGGAGAAGTTCCTCGAGTTTCAGGATGAATACGACAGGACGGCCGTTCAGCTGATCTTCTCGACGACCTATGTCTGTAACTTCTCGTGTGTGTACTGTTTTCAGGAAAGCTATAAAGAAGAATCGAAGATCCTGACCCCTGAAATCGTCGACGCCTTTTTCAGCTATGTGGAGCGCCGCTTCGGGAACGAGCCGGTGCGTCCGTATATTACGCTTTTCGGCGGCGAACCGCTTCTTGGCGCCGAGCGCTACAAGAAGAATCTGATCTACATGCTTGAGAAGGCAAAAGAGCATGATATCGCCATCTGCATCGTGACCAACGGATACGAGTTGAGTAACTACGTGCCCGAGTTCCAGCGCATCGGCGTGAAGATTCGCGAGATTCAGGTTTCGATGGACGGCAGCCCTGAGATGCAGAACCACAGGCGTCCGACGGCGGGCGGCAAACCCACTTTTGATAGGGTCAGCGACGGCATCGATACGGCCCTTCGCGCCGGCTACCGCATCAATCTGCGTATGATCGTCGACCGCGATAACCTCGAATCGCTTGTGGAGCTCGCGAACCACGCGCAGCAGTCCGGATGGATGGATTATCCGCAATCGCTCTTTGAAACGACGATCGGTCGCAACTACGAGTTGCATACCTGTCAGCCAAAGGCCAATCTCTATGATCGTACGACTCTCTGGCAGGACTTTGTCAGAGTGGCGAAGAAACATCCCATTCTCGCGAAGTTTCACCGACCGCAATTCCACGGCATGCGTTACCTGAAAGAAAACGGATCGTTACCCATGCCGATCTTTGACGGATGCCCGGCCGGTAAAAAGGAATGGGCCTTCGACCTGAACGGCGACATCTTCGGCTGCACGGCCTCTGTCGGTGTTGAGAAGTATCGCCTGGGCAACATCTTCGACGAAGATGCCGTGGCACAGCCCGTTGCCGCCGCACAGTTTGCCTGCACCGATACGCTTGAGACGCCGTACAGCTCGCATTTCAGAGACGATCTGATGCAGCCCATCGCCAATCCCGACTCTCTGCCCGGTCCGGCCGAACAGGCCATACAGTGGGCCCGTCGCGACGTTCTCGCCATAGATCAATGCCGGCAGTGTCCGGTCAGCCTCAGCTGCGGCGGCGGATGCGGCGTACTGGCGGCAAACCGCACCGGCAAGATCCTCTCGACGGATTGCCGGCCGGTCAAAGACCTGGTCGCTCTCGGCGCCGACTTCTACGGAATCGGTTAA